The Limnochorda sp. LNt genome includes a region encoding these proteins:
- a CDS encoding MFS transporter → MSTHSADWRRNVYIVAGGVFIAAMGFSIVAPFLPALVTEVGVSSGTAFWSGMVLAVNFVTSSLMAPVWGSIADQVGKRPMMVRAGLGIALTYVFMARARSVWDLLIWRAVNGLLAGYIPAANVLVATNTPDSHLGRALGLLQAASAAGTISGPLIGGVAAQLLGPRGAMLVAAGLLALAGLLPVLSGIQERVQPQGPVDWRQVGQRVVLDVQEALADPGVSRLFGLQLLFSMAQVMTQPTLPLYVATLVSRDVALVTGMVYSAAGIATAVGAPAASRWGDRDPVALLRCGIVAASLTHAAQALVPHPLFLAGARLAFGLSGSAVVVASGVLLARRTPPEHRGRAFGVLQSVNGAGAVAGPLLGGALGEVAGLAAPFWAGAVVIGVAYWVTLRSAAALDRPPRRRCRPVSPRAASRRRRWRSTGGRR, encoded by the coding sequence CCATCGTCGCCCCGTTTCTGCCTGCCCTGGTGACCGAGGTGGGCGTCTCCTCGGGCACGGCATTCTGGTCAGGCATGGTCCTGGCCGTCAACTTCGTCACCTCGAGCCTGATGGCACCGGTCTGGGGCTCCATCGCCGACCAGGTCGGCAAGCGGCCGATGATGGTGCGGGCCGGTCTGGGCATCGCCCTCACCTACGTCTTCATGGCCCGGGCGCGGTCGGTCTGGGACCTGCTCATCTGGCGGGCCGTCAACGGCCTGCTGGCAGGCTACATCCCGGCCGCCAACGTGCTGGTCGCCACCAACACTCCCGACAGCCACCTGGGGCGCGCGCTGGGCCTCCTCCAGGCCGCCTCGGCCGCCGGCACCATCAGCGGGCCGCTCATCGGCGGGGTGGCGGCGCAGCTCCTGGGGCCACGCGGCGCCATGCTGGTGGCCGCCGGGCTGCTGGCCCTGGCCGGGCTCCTGCCCGTCTTGAGCGGCATCCAGGAGCGGGTCCAGCCGCAGGGCCCCGTCGACTGGCGGCAGGTCGGCCAGCGGGTGGTACTCGACGTGCAAGAGGCCCTGGCCGACCCCGGCGTCTCCCGGCTGTTCGGGCTGCAGCTCCTGTTCAGCATGGCGCAGGTGATGACCCAGCCCACGCTGCCCCTCTACGTGGCCACCCTGGTGAGCCGCGACGTCGCCCTGGTGACCGGCATGGTCTACTCGGCCGCCGGCATCGCGACCGCCGTCGGCGCGCCGGCGGCGTCGCGGTGGGGCGATCGGGACCCGGTGGCGCTGCTGCGCTGCGGCATCGTGGCCGCCAGCCTCACGCACGCGGCCCAGGCGCTGGTGCCTCATCCCCTCTTCCTGGCGGGAGCCCGGCTCGCCTTCGGGCTCAGCGGGAGCGCGGTGGTGGTGGCCTCGGGCGTGCTGCTGGCGCGTCGCACCCCCCCGGAGCACCGGGGCCGCGCCTTCGGCGTGCTGCAGTCCGTCAACGGGGCGGGGGCCGTGGCAGGGCCCCTGCTGGGAGGGGCCCTGGGCGAGGTGGCCGGTCTGGCGGCCCCCTTCTGGGCGGGAGCAGTGGTGATCGGCGTCGCCTACTGGGTCACCCTGCGCTCGGCCGCCGCGCTCGACCGGCCTCCGCGGCGCCGGTGCCGTCCCGTGAGCCCGAGGGCCGCGAGCCGTCGCCGCCGGTGGAGGTCGACCGGTGGGCGGCGATGA